In the genome of Ignavibacteriales bacterium, one region contains:
- a CDS encoding response regulator transcription factor, translating into MNSNKKILVLEDDTNLGFLLREHLEMNSYSVKLCRNGEEGLTEYKLNEYDLCLVDVMMPRKDGFTFVKELREKDSDIPVIFLTAKSLKEDRIEGFKIGCDDYITKPFSMEELILRIQAVLRRTNQSHQEEITQTLFSIGKFSFDFNLRSLTIGQYKNELTSKEAELLRLLCVYQNKVLERETALKLVWGDDSYFNSRSMDVFISKIRKYLKDDSSINLMNIHGKGYKLMVQ; encoded by the coding sequence ATGAACAGTAATAAAAAAATATTAGTACTTGAGGATGATACAAATCTCGGGTTTCTTTTGCGCGAACATCTTGAAATGAATTCATATTCAGTGAAGTTATGCAGAAATGGTGAAGAAGGATTGACAGAATACAAATTAAACGAGTATGATCTTTGTCTCGTTGATGTAATGATGCCAAGGAAAGATGGTTTCACTTTTGTGAAAGAGTTACGTGAAAAAGATTCTGATATTCCTGTTATTTTTTTGACTGCAAAATCTCTAAAGGAAGATCGAATTGAAGGATTTAAAATCGGGTGCGATGATTACATTACAAAACCATTCAGCATGGAAGAATTGATACTTAGGATACAAGCTGTCTTGAGAAGAACGAATCAATCGCATCAGGAGGAGATTACTCAAACACTTTTCTCGATTGGTAAGTTTTCATTTGACTTCAATCTTCGCTCATTAACAATCGGGCAGTATAAAAACGAACTGACATCCAAAGAAGCTGAACTTCTTCGATTGTTGTGTGTTTATCAGAATAAAGTTCTTGAACGCGAAACTGCTCTCAAGCTTGTCTGGGGTGATGACTCATATTTCAATTCAAGAAGTATGGATGTTTTCATTTCAAAAATTCGCAAATACCTGAAAGATGATTCTTCTATAAACCTCATGAATATCCACGGTAAGGGTTATAAGTTGATGGTGCAGTGA
- a CDS encoding glycoside hydrolase family 125 protein: protein MQSRREFIKLSSVVAGGLSLTGFNPSFAFISKDNFKSNRPPLAERKFISEAVESTIQKVKKDIADEELAWLFENCFPNTLDTTVNYKEIDGKPDTFVITGDIHAMWLRDSTAQVWPYLPLINEDEKLRKLIAGVINRQTKCILIDPYANAFNDGPTGSEWEKDHTKMKPELHERKWEIDSLCYPVRLAYNYWKTSNDTSCFDENWVSAMKLVYQTFVEQQRKNDRGTYSFMRTTAWQTDTVAGSGYGNPIKPVGLICSVFRPSDDATTFLFLVPSNHFAVVSLRQLSEIFLSVIGDKDFADQCSVLADEVEKALNNYAVADHNEFGKVIPYEVDGFGNKLFMDDANIPSLLSLPYLGCMEQNDLIYRNTRRLILSESNPYFFKGKSGEGIGGPHAGVNMIWHLAIIMRALTSNDEMEITSCLMMLKNTHAGTGFMHESFHKDDSSKFTRKWFAWANTLFGELILKIHREKPHLLG from the coding sequence ATGCAATCAAGAAGAGAATTCATCAAACTAAGCAGTGTTGTTGCTGGCGGTCTGTCACTCACCGGTTTTAATCCTTCATTTGCTTTTATCAGTAAAGATAACTTCAAATCAAATCGTCCTCCTTTAGCAGAAAGAAAATTTATAAGTGAAGCGGTTGAGTCAACAATTCAAAAAGTAAAAAAAGATATTGCTGACGAGGAACTTGCATGGCTGTTTGAAAATTGCTTTCCTAATACCCTCGACACAACAGTAAACTATAAAGAGATAGATGGAAAGCCCGATACATTTGTTATAACGGGTGATATACATGCAATGTGGCTGCGTGATTCAACTGCGCAGGTATGGCCTTATCTCCCCTTAATCAATGAAGATGAAAAGTTAAGAAAACTTATCGCGGGTGTAATCAACAGGCAGACCAAGTGTATTTTGATTGATCCTTATGCAAATGCTTTCAATGATGGTCCAACCGGAAGCGAATGGGAAAAAGACCACACAAAAATGAAACCTGAACTTCATGAAAGAAAGTGGGAGATTGATTCGCTTTGTTATCCTGTAAGACTCGCTTATAACTACTGGAAAACATCTAACGATACTTCCTGTTTTGATGAGAACTGGGTAAGTGCAATGAAGCTGGTGTATCAAACCTTTGTTGAACAGCAAAGAAAGAATGACAGAGGCACTTATTCTTTTATGCGCACAACTGCCTGGCAAACTGATACTGTTGCCGGAAGCGGTTATGGTAATCCAATTAAACCTGTCGGACTTATCTGCTCTGTATTCAGGCCATCAGATGATGCAACTACTTTTCTGTTTCTTGTTCCATCAAATCATTTTGCAGTTGTATCGCTCAGACAATTATCAGAAATATTTTTATCTGTAATTGGTGATAAAGATTTTGCTGATCAATGTTCTGTACTTGCTGATGAGGTTGAAAAAGCTTTAAACAATTACGCTGTTGCTGATCATAATGAATTCGGAAAGGTTATTCCTTACGAAGTTGATGGTTTCGGCAACAAACTTTTTATGGATGATGCAAATATTCCGAGTCTTCTTTCTCTTCCCTATCTCGGTTGTATGGAACAAAATGATTTGATTTACAGGAACACGCGGAGATTAATCTTGAGTGAAAGTAATCCATATTTCTTCAAAGGAAAATCAGGAGAAGGGATTGGCGGACCGCATGCAGGAGTAAATATGATCTGGCATCTCGCAATAATTATGAGAGCCTTAACGAGTAATGATGAAATGGAAATCACTTCTTGTTTAATGATGTTGAAAAATACTCATGCCGGAACAGGATTTATGCATGAATCCTTTCACAAAGATGACTCTTCAAAATTTACACGCAAATGGTTTGCATGGGCAAATACATTGTTCGGCGAACTGATATTAAAAATTCATAGAGAAAAACCGCATCTGCTTGGTTAA
- a CDS encoding ABC transporter permease subunit, with protein MSGKYHLQEIKETIMLKNIIYHELKNILFSPKFSATFIITTLLLIMSVLLGIKHYNDNVKQYETVQRLVDQEMREQSNWMSLSSKVHRVPDPMQVFVSGVNDDIGRYSGINSFKGIKLSHSVYSDEPYYAVFKFIDFTFIVTIVLSLFIILFTYDAINGEAEKGTLQLIFSNSVSRKTYIAGKFIGVWLGLVIPLLIPLLLSILLVFVFNVPFNGDHWIKLISLFGVTLLYFTFFIGWGIFCSTLTKRTSVSFLIALISWICFVFIIPRAGVIIAGQIIHVPGAAEIQGQQESYSKARWQKFMDDSQERWKNRNEGMENLTKEERESARDENMWGWMEEEDKERKQVEKDIDDNQKLLTESIRNKKNEHEKLAFTLSRISPVSSFNLAAMNIAGTDIYVKDRYEDAMNRYREAFNRFKDKKQKESGGHGGIRVMIDSEAGFKIDTGREKGAIDLSELPRFNAPQKTNSEIAQAALIDSSVISLFTILIFAAGFFSFLRFDVR; from the coding sequence ATGTCAGGTAAATATCATTTACAGGAAATTAAAGAGACTATTATGTTAAAAAATATCATCTATCACGAATTAAAAAATATTCTATTCAGTCCAAAATTTTCAGCAACGTTTATCATTACAACATTGCTGTTGATAATGAGTGTTCTGCTTGGAATAAAACACTACAACGATAATGTAAAACAATATGAAACTGTTCAAAGATTAGTTGACCAGGAAATGCGTGAGCAGTCAAACTGGATGTCGCTCTCTTCCAAAGTACATCGTGTGCCTGATCCTATGCAGGTTTTTGTTTCCGGCGTTAATGATGATATAGGAAGGTATTCTGGAATTAATTCGTTTAAGGGGATTAAGCTTTCACACAGTGTTTATTCAGATGAACCCTATTATGCTGTTTTTAAGTTTATTGATTTTACCTTTATTGTTACAATTGTGCTGTCATTGTTTATTATTCTATTTACTTATGATGCAATTAATGGAGAAGCAGAAAAGGGAACTCTTCAATTAATCTTTTCAAATTCAGTATCACGTAAAACTTATATCGCCGGTAAATTTATTGGCGTTTGGCTTGGTCTTGTAATTCCTTTGTTGATCCCTTTGTTACTATCGATTCTATTGGTGTTTGTATTTAATGTCCCGTTCAACGGTGATCATTGGATAAAATTAATTTCTCTTTTCGGTGTTACGCTGCTTTACTTTACATTTTTTATAGGATGGGGAATTTTCTGTTCAACATTAACAAAGCGAACTTCAGTTTCATTTTTGATCGCTTTGATTTCGTGGATATGTTTTGTTTTTATTATTCCAAGAGCCGGCGTGATAATAGCAGGACAAATAATTCATGTTCCCGGTGCCGCGGAAATACAAGGGCAGCAGGAAAGTTATTCCAAAGCGAGATGGCAAAAATTTATGGATGATTCACAGGAGCGATGGAAAAATCGTAATGAAGGAATGGAAAATCTGACAAAAGAAGAACGTGAATCAGCACGCGATGAAAATATGTGGGGCTGGATGGAGGAAGAGGATAAGGAAAGAAAACAAGTTGAGAAAGATATTGATGATAATCAGAAACTACTTACTGAAAGTATCCGGAACAAAAAAAATGAACATGAAAAACTTGCTTTTACTCTTTCACGAATATCACCTGTCTCGTCTTTTAATCTTGCGGCAATGAACATTGCAGGAACGGATATATATGTAAAAGACAGGTATGAAGATGCAATGAACAGGTACAGGGAAGCATTTAACAGATTCAAAGATAAAAAGCAGAAAGAATCAGGCGGGCACGGCGGAATAAGAGTTATGATCGATTCAGAAGCAGGTTTTAAGATAGATACAGGAAGGGAAAAAGGTGCAATAGATTTATCGGAACTGCCAAGATTTAATGCGCCGCAAAAAACTAACTCAGAAATTGCACAAGCTGCATTGATTGATTCATCAGTTATTTCTCTTTTTACAATACTGATTTTTGCAGCAGGATTCTTTTCCTTTTTAAGATTTGATGTGAGATAA
- a CDS encoding ABC transporter permease subunit, translating to MLKTIIEKEIRDNILSTKFAVTFGICSLLILLSFYVGAKNHNIAQIRFDSAKSENLNQLKGLTDWAQVNNFRVFLPPQPLAALVSGVSNDIGRNTEVNGRGELKPEDTIFGDDPIYAVFRFLDLEFIFQIILSLFAILFAYDSINGEKERGTLRLTFAYQVPRDIYISGKLIGAFLSLSVPLLIPILIGGLLLPMLGINMNGEEWLKLGLIILTGFLYVGVFLSMSVFISASTQKSSTSFLTLLVIWVFAVMIVPRLSVATAGAFVDVPGIDEINSKKAKLTSQLWSEDRNSINNFKPEPTNDMQKMMEQFNKFMQEKADARENKIKELTSRLNEERNNKLAVRNNLGFGLSRISPASSFTFAASSLAGTSLSLEENYLKSLTDYQSKYSDFMFEKTGMRNSGMIRFQRIEDDAEKPETINTNEIPEFEFSQAKLSSVLPSVMIDSGILILFNIVFFAGAFFSFRKYDVR from the coding sequence ATGCTTAAAACAATTATTGAAAAAGAAATACGTGATAACATTCTTTCAACAAAATTTGCTGTGACATTCGGGATATGTTCACTGTTGATTCTGCTTTCATTTTATGTCGGGGCTAAGAACCACAACATTGCACAGATACGTTTTGATTCTGCAAAGTCAGAAAATCTTAATCAGCTAAAAGGATTAACCGACTGGGCGCAGGTAAATAACTTTCGGGTATTTCTTCCTCCGCAGCCGTTAGCCGCATTGGTTTCAGGTGTTTCAAATGATATTGGGCGAAATACAGAAGTAAACGGAAGAGGGGAACTAAAACCGGAAGACACAATCTTTGGTGATGATCCGATTTACGCTGTGTTCAGATTTCTTGATCTTGAATTTATCTTTCAGATAATACTTTCATTGTTCGCTATTCTGTTTGCGTATGATTCAATCAACGGTGAAAAAGAAAGAGGAACATTGCGGCTTACGTTTGCTTACCAGGTTCCGCGGGATATTTATATCTCAGGTAAACTTATCGGTGCATTCCTGTCACTATCGGTTCCATTATTAATTCCAATTCTGATTGGCGGATTGTTACTTCCAATGTTAGGAATAAATATGAATGGTGAAGAATGGTTAAAGCTTGGTTTGATAATTCTTACTGGATTTTTATATGTAGGAGTTTTTCTTTCAATGTCGGTTTTCATTTCCGCATCAACACAAAAATCTTCTACATCCTTTCTTACACTTTTAGTGATCTGGGTTTTCGCAGTGATGATCGTTCCAAGGCTCTCTGTAGCGACTGCCGGAGCTTTCGTTGATGTTCCGGGAATAGATGAGATCAATTCAAAAAAAGCAAAGTTAACTTCTCAACTATGGAGTGAAGATAGAAATTCAATCAATAATTTTAAACCTGAACCAACCAATGATATGCAAAAGATGATGGAACAGTTCAACAAGTTCATGCAGGAAAAAGCGGATGCACGTGAGAACAAAATTAAAGAACTAACATCACGTTTAAATGAGGAGAGAAATAACAAACTCGCAGTAAGAAATAATTTAGGGTTCGGGCTTTCAAGGATATCACCTGCATCTTCATTTACGTTTGCGGCTTCATCATTAGCCGGCACATCACTTTCACTTGAGGAAAATTACCTTAAATCACTAACAGACTACCAGTCAAAGTACAGTGATTTTATGTTTGAGAAAACGGGAATGAGAAACAGCGGAATGATACGATTCCAAAGAATTGAAGATGATGCGGAAAAACCTGAAACAATTAATACTAATGAAATTCCTGAGTTTGAATTTTCCCAGGCGAAACTTTCTTCAGTATTGCCATCAGTGATGATCGATTCAGGAATATTAATTTTATTCAACATTGTCTTCTTTGCCGGCGCATTTTTTTCTTTCAGAAAGTACGATGTCAGGTAA
- a CDS encoding ABC transporter ATP-binding protein — translation MEEIKFKTDYPVLEAVNLTKQYEQGVTALDNVSFVVKPGEVYTMLGGNGAGKTTTINLFLNFIEPTSGEAKINGISTHKEPLKAKSKVAFVSENVMLYNNFTAIQNLDYFAKLGGKTNLTNDDYKKVLNRVGLQEEAHHKKLKEYSKGMRQKCGIAIAILKDADAIILDEPTSGLDPKAGYEFINLLLSLKSEGKAILMSTHDIFRAKEIADTFGIMNRGKLVMQRQSKELEGENLEKLYMEFMAGHHSN, via the coding sequence ATGGAAGAAATAAAATTTAAAACAGATTACCCGGTACTTGAGGCAGTGAACCTTACAAAACAATATGAACAGGGAGTAACAGCACTTGATAATGTTTCATTTGTAGTTAAACCAGGAGAAGTATATACAATGCTTGGCGGTAACGGTGCCGGTAAAACAACTACAATAAATTTATTCCTGAATTTTATCGAACCAACTTCAGGCGAAGCAAAGATTAATGGAATATCAACTCATAAAGAACCACTGAAGGCAAAATCTAAAGTTGCGTTTGTTTCAGAGAATGTGATGCTGTACAACAACTTCACAGCTATACAGAATCTTGATTACTTTGCAAAACTCGGAGGTAAAACAAATCTGACAAACGATGATTATAAAAAAGTGCTTAACAGAGTTGGATTGCAGGAAGAAGCTCATCACAAAAAACTGAAAGAGTATTCAAAAGGAATGAGACAGAAATGCGGAATTGCAATTGCAATTCTAAAAGATGCTGATGCAATTATTCTTGATGAACCGACTTCTGGCTTGGACCCTAAAGCCGGATATGAATTTATAAACTTGCTTCTTTCGTTAAAGAGTGAAGGTAAAGCTATACTTATGTCAACGCACGACATCTTCCGCGCAAAAGAAATTGCCGATACTTTTGGTATAATGAATCGCGGTAAACTGGTTATGCAAAGGCAGAGCAAAGAATTAGAAGGTGAGAATCTTGAAAAACTGTATATGGAATTTATGGCTGGTCATCATTCCAATTAA
- a CDS encoding GH92 family glycosyl hydrolase: MKIIFFVLFIPILTLSQTDDVLKYVDPFIGTAEHGHTFPGACVPFGMVQLSPDNGTPGWDWSSGYNYADSMITGFSHTHLSGTGIGDLYDIQFMPGTKKINSAEDISGSKLFRQKFDHKNESASPGYYSVILDDSKVKVELTTTTRTGFHRYTFPESESSSILLDLSFSLNWDRNVESNLQIENDSTISGYRYSTGWAKDQRVYFVARFSKPFEKYFVYSDSLSDVKNKTSVGKNVKGFFSYNTKANEQILLKVGISYTSIEGARQNLDEENPNWNFDEIKSQAENLWRKELNKIKVTSDNEAQKKIFYTALYHSFISPYVYSDVDGGYRGADGKISNTRSISRYTVFSLWDTFRALHPLFTLVQPGRVNDLIISFLRHYKETGLLPVWELTGNETNTMIGYHAIPVIADAILKGFNGFDIELAYDAMKTSAMQDKSDLNFLRELAYIPADKENESVSKTLEYAYDDYCIAMVAKHLNKKDDYEYFMKRATNYKNLFNSTIGFMQGKNEDGTWKFPFDPAFSKHTGHDFTEGNSWQYSWFVPHDVSGLIKLMGGKEKFNQKLDSLFIDPNGITGDEASPDISGLIGQYAHGNEPSHHIAYLYNYSGEPWKSQKKVNEIMKTLYSSATNGLSGNEDCGQMSAWYVFSALGFYPVNPAEGIYVFGSPLFDKTEIHFDNGNIFKITAKNVSPKNIYISKIILNKTELNRNYIHHNEITNGGELIFEMSSTPNYNRGISPESFPPSMSN, encoded by the coding sequence ATGAAAATTATTTTTTTTGTTTTGTTCATACCTATACTCACATTGTCACAGACTGATGATGTTCTAAAATATGTCGACCCGTTCATCGGAACCGCGGAACACGGGCACACATTTCCCGGAGCTTGTGTCCCTTTTGGAATGGTACAGTTAAGCCCTGATAACGGCACTCCGGGCTGGGATTGGTCTTCCGGTTATAACTATGCAGATAGTATGATTACGGGATTCAGTCACACACATTTAAGCGGAACAGGAATCGGCGATTTGTATGACATTCAATTTATGCCCGGCACTAAGAAAATTAATTCTGCTGAGGATATTTCCGGTTCAAAATTATTCAGACAAAAGTTCGATCACAAAAATGAATCTGCGTCGCCGGGTTATTATTCAGTAATTCTTGATGACAGCAAAGTTAAAGTTGAACTCACAACTACTACACGAACAGGTTTTCATCGTTACACATTTCCTGAAAGTGAATCATCATCAATACTTCTAGATTTAAGTTTTTCTCTCAACTGGGACAGGAATGTTGAATCGAATCTTCAAATTGAAAATGATTCAACAATTAGCGGATACCGTTATTCAACCGGATGGGCAAAAGACCAACGTGTTTATTTTGTCGCAAGATTTTCTAAACCGTTCGAAAAATATTTTGTCTATTCTGATTCATTAAGTGATGTTAAGAACAAAACATCGGTTGGTAAAAATGTTAAGGGATTTTTTTCTTATAACACGAAAGCAAATGAACAGATACTTTTGAAAGTTGGTATCTCATATACAAGTATAGAAGGAGCAAGACAAAATCTTGATGAAGAAAATCCCAATTGGAATTTTGATGAAATAAAAAGTCAGGCGGAAAACCTCTGGCGAAAAGAGTTAAATAAAATAAAAGTTACTTCTGACAACGAAGCTCAGAAGAAAATATTTTATACGGCTTTATATCATTCTTTTATCTCACCTTATGTTTACAGTGACGTTGATGGCGGATACAGAGGCGCCGATGGAAAGATTAGTAATACACGATCAATCTCTCGTTATACGGTATTTTCTTTGTGGGATACATTCAGAGCACTTCATCCTTTGTTTACATTGGTCCAACCCGGAAGAGTTAATGATTTGATTATCTCATTCCTTCGTCATTATAAAGAAACTGGTTTGCTTCCCGTTTGGGAGTTAACGGGCAACGAAACCAATACTATGATTGGTTATCATGCAATTCCTGTTATTGCTGACGCTATTCTAAAAGGCTTCAATGGTTTTGATATTGAACTCGCATACGATGCAATGAAAACAAGCGCAATGCAGGATAAATCAGATCTTAATTTTCTACGTGAGCTTGCTTACATTCCTGCTGATAAAGAAAATGAATCAGTTTCAAAAACACTTGAATATGCTTATGATGATTATTGTATTGCTATGGTTGCAAAACATCTGAATAAAAAAGATGATTATGAATATTTTATGAAGCGTGCAACCAACTATAAAAACCTTTTCAACTCAACGATTGGATTTATGCAAGGGAAGAATGAAGATGGAACATGGAAATTCCCTTTTGATCCTGCATTCTCCAAACATACAGGGCATGATTTTACAGAAGGAAATTCCTGGCAGTATTCCTGGTTCGTTCCTCATGACGTTTCAGGATTAATAAAATTAATGGGTGGTAAGGAAAAGTTTAATCAAAAACTTGATTCATTGTTTATCGATCCAAACGGAATTACAGGTGATGAAGCATCTCCAGACATATCAGGCTTAATCGGACAGTATGCACATGGGAACGAGCCAAGCCATCACATTGCTTACCTCTATAATTATTCAGGTGAACCATGGAAATCACAGAAGAAAGTAAATGAGATAATGAAAACTCTTTACAGTTCTGCGACAAACGGACTAAGCGGAAACGAAGACTGCGGACAAATGTCTGCGTGGTATGTTTTTTCAGCGTTAGGTTTTTATCCTGTAAATCCCGCAGAAGGAATTTATGTTTTTGGTTCCCCTCTTTTTGATAAAACTGAAATACATTTTGATAACGGAAATATTTTTAAGATCACAGCAAAGAATGTTTCGCCGAAAAATATTTATATCAGCAAAATCATTCTTAACAAAACTGAATTGAACAGGAATTATATTCATCACAATGAAATCACCAATGGCGGTGAACTGATATTTGAAATGAGTTCAACACCAAACTATAATCGTGGAATTTCTCCTGAATCTTTTCCACCATCAATGAGCAATTAA
- a CDS encoding HAMP domain-containing histidine kinase — translation MKLKERSLWIITSLISVSVLGLILIQLYLLNIVVEQKEESFKQNVINTLKSVSSKLETKEARNLVFNYVSNNEHNVDTIHTRYLSKDLPKDSVAILLNPVRLPLQGEKMKIKDTAGYFVSGIFVNEDSIIHSKKFSKSAKSDSQYFNFSFSTNDTGKTFYRYRYSNDSIKFFVESEDGKDLTKALQNINKQHRKVFITEIVDKLTMIDLKPIDKRVSSEEIDSLLSDGFNNAGIDIDYEFGVLSGFEDSLKLFFSKNNSDELKNSPFRTELFQADVLPFRNILVVDFPGSRFYVLRQSAPLLILSLLFVGLIIWSFTFTIKTIYKQKRFSASVVSFINNMTHEFKTPLSSISLASEAIGKPEVSNNIEKLNRYNQIIKDENTRMKKQVEKILEMSVLEEGDYELNLTNVDVHDILIQAVNNASLQVEPLHGKIISILEADKHFIPGDVVHISNIFHNVIDNAIKYSKDKPEIKITTSSDSDFILISISDNGIGVSEENTKRVFEKYYRVPTGNIHNVKGFGLGLSYVKLMVEAHNGEVRFSSNEGTGSTVEIKFPLINEQ, via the coding sequence ATGAAACTTAAAGAACGTTCGCTCTGGATAATTACATCGCTTATTTCAGTCTCTGTTTTAGGACTCATTCTTATTCAACTGTATTTACTGAATATTGTCGTTGAACAGAAGGAAGAATCATTCAAACAGAACGTGATTAACACTTTAAAAAGTGTTTCTTCAAAGCTTGAAACAAAAGAAGCAAGAAATCTTGTTTTTAATTATGTATCAAACAACGAACATAACGTTGATACAATACACACCAGATATTTATCAAAAGATTTACCTAAAGACAGCGTTGCAATACTTTTGAACCCGGTACGACTTCCTTTGCAGGGAGAAAAGATGAAGATTAAAGACACTGCCGGTTATTTTGTCAGCGGAATTTTTGTGAATGAAGATTCGATAATTCACAGTAAGAAATTCAGTAAATCAGCTAAAAGCGATTCACAGTATTTTAACTTTTCATTTTCAACTAACGATACAGGAAAAACCTTTTACAGGTACAGGTATTCAAATGACAGTATAAAATTTTTTGTAGAATCAGAAGACGGGAAAGATCTAACAAAGGCATTACAGAATATCAATAAGCAGCACAGGAAAGTTTTCATTACTGAAATTGTTGACAAACTCACAATGATCGATCTTAAGCCTATTGACAAACGGGTAAGTTCTGAGGAGATTGATTCGCTGCTGTCAGATGGATTCAACAATGCAGGAATTGATATTGATTATGAGTTTGGTGTTTTGTCAGGTTTTGAAGATTCACTAAAATTATTTTTTAGTAAAAATAATTCAGATGAATTAAAAAATTCTCCGTTTCGGACGGAATTATTTCAAGCAGATGTTTTACCATTTAGAAATATTCTTGTTGTTGATTTTCCGGGAAGCAGGTTTTATGTATTACGACAATCTGCTCCATTGCTAATTCTTTCTTTATTATTTGTTGGACTTATTATCTGGTCATTTACTTTTACAATAAAAACAATTTACAAGCAAAAAAGATTTTCTGCATCTGTCGTAAGTTTTATAAACAATATGACCCACGAATTTAAAACACCTTTATCATCAATCTCACTTGCTTCCGAAGCTATCGGTAAACCGGAAGTTTCAAATAACATTGAGAAACTGAACAGGTACAACCAGATCATCAAAGATGAAAATACACGGATGAAAAAGCAGGTTGAAAAAATACTTGAGATGTCTGTGCTTGAAGAGGGTGATTATGAACTTAATCTTACAAATGTTGATGTACACGATATTCTTATCCAGGCTGTAAACAATGCTTCACTCCAGGTTGAGCCGCTGCATGGGAAAATCATTTCTATATTAGAAGCAGATAAACATTTTATACCTGGCGACGTTGTTCACATCTCAAACATTTTTCATAATGTGATTGACAATGCAATTAAGTATTCGAAAGATAAGCCTGAAATTAAAATCACTACTTCGTCTGATTCTGATTTTATACTTATAAGTATTTCTGACAACGGTATTGGAGTAAGTGAAGAAAATACAAAAAGAGTTTTTGAAAAATATTATCGTGTGCCGACCGGCAACATACACAATGTAAAAGGTTTCGGGCTTGGATTAAGTTATGTGAAACTTATGGTTGAAGCACATAATGGTGAAGTAAGGTTTTCCAGTAACGAAGGAACCGGTTCCACAGTTGAAATAAAATTCCCATTGATAAATGAACAGTAA